The following coding sequences are from one Streptomyces sp. NBC_01485 window:
- a CDS encoding hydrogenase expression protein HypE: MTEATAKTVGAAPADETPTIHILWINAGLSCDGDSVALTAAMQPSIEEIVLGVLPGLPKIAVHWPLIDFECGPVGGADTFIEWFFKGERGEIDPFVLVVEGSVPNEAIKPEGYWCGFGDDPETGQPITTSEWIDRLAPKALAVVAIGTCATYGGIHAMAGNPTGAMGVPDYLGWDWKSHAGIPIVCVPGCPIQPDNFSETLTYLLYQAAGSAPMIPLDDKLRPTWLFGATVHEGCDRAGYYEQGEFALSYDSPKCLVKLGCWGPVVKCNVPKRGWMNGIGGCPNVGGICIACTMPGFPDKFMPFMDEPPGAKLSSTASGAYGAVVRKLRSITAKTVDKEPRWRRTGEKITTGYRPPW; the protein is encoded by the coding sequence ATGACTGAGGCGACGGCGAAGACGGTCGGCGCTGCGCCCGCCGACGAGACACCCACGATCCACATTCTCTGGATCAACGCGGGGCTGAGCTGCGACGGCGACTCGGTCGCACTGACGGCGGCCATGCAGCCGAGCATCGAGGAGATCGTGCTCGGTGTGCTGCCGGGTCTGCCGAAGATCGCCGTCCACTGGCCGCTCATCGACTTCGAGTGCGGTCCGGTCGGCGGCGCGGACACGTTCATCGAGTGGTTCTTCAAGGGGGAGCGGGGCGAGATCGACCCGTTCGTCCTGGTCGTCGAGGGCTCCGTCCCCAACGAGGCGATCAAGCCCGAGGGCTACTGGTGCGGCTTCGGCGACGACCCGGAGACCGGCCAGCCGATCACCACCAGCGAGTGGATCGACCGGCTCGCCCCGAAGGCGCTGGCGGTCGTCGCCATCGGCACCTGCGCCACCTACGGCGGCATCCACGCCATGGCGGGCAACCCGACCGGCGCGATGGGCGTGCCCGACTACCTCGGCTGGGACTGGAAGTCCCACGCCGGCATCCCGATCGTGTGCGTCCCGGGCTGTCCGATCCAGCCCGACAACTTCTCCGAGACGCTCACCTACCTGCTCTACCAGGCGGCCGGTTCCGCCCCGATGATCCCGCTGGACGACAAACTGCGTCCCACCTGGCTGTTCGGGGCCACCGTCCACGAGGGCTGCGACCGCGCCGGCTACTACGAGCAGGGTGAGTTCGCGCTGTCGTACGACTCGCCGAAGTGCCTGGTCAAGCTGGGCTGCTGGGGTCCGGTCGTCAAGTGCAACGTGCCCAAGCGCGGCTGGATGAACGGGATCGGCGGCTGCCCGAACGTCGGCGGCATCTGCATCGCCTGCACCATGCCCGGGTTCCCCGACAAGTTCATGCCGTTCATGGACGAGCCGCCCGGCGCCAAGCTCTCCAGCACGGCCAGCGGCGCCTACGGAGCCGTGGTCCGCAAGCTGCGCTCGATCACGGCGAAGACGGTGGACAAGGAGCCCAGGTGGCGCCGCACCGGAGAGAAGATCACCACCGGCTACCGGCCCCCCTGGTGA